A genomic segment from Arcobacter acticola encodes:
- a CDS encoding 5-formyltetrahydrofolate cyclo-ligase yields the protein MKNYHKSDFRKSCIKRLEFTSLFLKYYKNKIIVRELKKFIQRSGSKNILLYIPLGIEVDVKPLIVSLRKSRNKSVYVPYMQGDSFKIVKYRLPLHKKKFGIKEPNNSFVNPAKVDLAIIPVVGVDALNKRIGYGKGMYDRFFDRLNYKPTMIFTQLILCKSEHVLSDCYDIQADYIITN from the coding sequence ATGAAAAACTATCACAAAAGTGATTTTAGAAAATCGTGCATAAAAAGATTAGAATTTACAAGCCTCTTTTTGAAGTATTATAAAAATAAAATTATTGTTAGAGAATTAAAAAAATTTATACAGCGAAGTGGATCAAAAAATATTTTATTATATATACCTTTGGGTATTGAAGTTGATGTTAAACCATTAATCGTAAGTTTAAGAAAATCGAGAAATAAGAGTGTATATGTTCCATATATGCAAGGGGATAGTTTTAAAATAGTAAAGTACAGACTTCCTTTGCATAAAAAAAAGTTTGGAATTAAAGAACCAAACAATTCTTTTGTTAACCCTGCGAAAGTTGACCTTGCAATAATTCCTGTGGTAGGAGTTGATGCATTAAATAAAAGAATAGGTTATGGAAAAGGCATGTACGATAGATTTTTCGATAGATTAAATTATAAACCAACAATGATTTTCACCCAATTAATACTTTGTAAAAGTGAACATGTATTATCTGATTGTTACGATATTCAAGCTGATTATATAATTACAAATTAA